The Stegostoma tigrinum isolate sSteTig4 chromosome 9, sSteTig4.hap1, whole genome shotgun sequence genome includes a region encoding these proteins:
- the LOC125454598 gene encoding cystatin-like produces MGAWRVLAAALALLLAACVQACSSRAKHLLGAPVRVSSDDPEVQKAVHFALTEYNKASDDMFASKVMRILSAERQIVSGVKYILEVELGRTQCKQGEFHDLETCDFSAPPHKTLCKFEVISVAWTEETSLSKTCRPSNN; encoded by the exons ATGGGTGCGTGGCGAGTTTTGGCCGCCGCGCTCGCGCTGTTACTAGCCGCCTGCGTGCAGGCGTGTAGCTCGCGCGCGAAACACCTTCTCGGCGCGCCTGTACGCGTCTCCTCGGATGACCCCGAGGTGCAGAAAGCCGTGCACTTCGCCCTGACCGAGTACAACAAGGCATCCGACGACATGTTCGCCAGTAAAGTGATGAGGATCCTGTCCGCCGAGCGGCAG ATTGTTTCTGGGGTAAAATACATTCTTGAAGTTGAACTGGGGAGAACCCAATGCAAACAAGGAGAGTTTCATGATTTGGAAACTTGTGATTTCAGTGCACCACCACAT AAAACACTTTGCAAATTTGAGGTTATTTCAGTTGCTTGGACTGAAGAAACTTCTCTGAGCAAGACGTGCAGACCATCCAACAATTGA